The window CACGAGGCGCCGCACATGATTCAGGATCTGAGCTACGATCTGCCGGGCGACACGAGACTCGCCGAAGCGATCGCCGCCGAAGCCGGCGTTGCGGGGCTCGATGTCAACGCGCATCAAGTGCCGAGCCTCGGGCTCGAATACGGCACGATCGTGCCGATGCACTACATGAATTCGGACGGCTTCGCGAGGGTGGTTTCGGTTGCCTCGCCGCTGTTCACGTCCTTCGAGGAGAGCCGGACTCTCGGCGAGGCGACGCGACGTGCCATCGAGAAATCCGGCGAGCGGGTTGCGATCCTCGCAAGCGGCTCGCTCTCACATCGGCTCTGGCCCAACAAGAAGCTGGGCCCCGAGGCGTGGACGAGCGTTGCCAGCGAGTTCAACCGCCAGGTCGATCTGCGCGTGCTCGAGCTTTGGCAGAGCCGTCGCTACCGCGAATTCCTCGACATGCTTCCGGATTACGCCACCAAGTGCAACGGCGAGGGCGGTATGGCCGATACTATCATGCTGTTCGCCGCGCTTGGCTGGTACGAGTACGATGGCGCGGCCGAACAGCTCTGCGAGTATTTTCCGTCCTCCGGCAGCGGCCAGGTCAACGTGGAATTTCACGTCGCGGCATAAGGCATCGCCCTCACACTCCCGCCTTCTCCACATTGGCGCTGCGGGCGGGCACGCCGAACTCCTTGCGGCAGATATCAGCCAGCACGGCGACGCCCTCGCGGATCTGCTGATGTGAGGGGCTCGCAAAGCACAGCCGCAATCGCGATCTGGAATGATTTTTGTCGGTCGACCATTCCGGCCCCGGATTGATCGATACGCCGGCGGCAAGCGCGGCCTGATACAGCTTCAGCGTATCCACCTGATCGGGCAGCTTCACCCACAGGAAGATGCCGCCCCTGGGCTCCTCGAACTCGGCTGCCGTCCCGAACTGCTCGTTGACGGCCTCCATCAGCGTATCGAGCTTGGTGCGCAGCGCCTTCGTCAGCGCCGGCACGTGGGTCGAAAAATGCGGCTTGCAATAGGCGGCGAGCACCATCTGCTCCAGCGCGCCGGAGCCGGCGTCCGTCTTCAGCGCCAGCATCCGCGACATCACATCCCAGGGCGCGACGATGAAGCCGACGCGCAGCGCGGGCGCGATCGACTTCGAGAACGAGCCGATATGGATCACGCCGCCGTTCGGGCTCATCGCATGGATCGCCGGCGGCCGCTGTCCTGACCAGACCAGATCGGCATAGCAATCGTCCTCGAAGATCGGCACGCCGTAGTCTGCCGACAGCCGCAACAGCTCCGTGCGGCGGCCCTCCGGCATGATGCTGCCGGTCGGGTTCTGCACCGTCGGAATGGTGTAGATGTATTTCGGCCGGATGCCGCGGCCCTTGAGGTCGGCCAGCGTCGCGGCCAGCGCGTCCATGCGCATGCCGTCCTTGTCGAGGGGGATTCCAACGACGTTGACTCCGAGCCGTGCCAGGCGGGTCAGCGAGCCCTGATAGCTATCCTGCTCGAAGATCACGGTATCGCCGCGCGTCAGCAGCGTGGCG of the Bradyrhizobium sp. WSM1417 genome contains:
- the hpaD gene encoding 3,4-dihydroxyphenylacetate 2,3-dioxygenase → MGHLVLAAKVTHVPSLMLSERPGSHLRSAREAAVGALRELGRRAKARGVTTFVVFDTHWLSNFGYHINANARHRASFTSHEAPHMIQDLSYDLPGDTRLAEAIAAEAGVAGLDVNAHQVPSLGLEYGTIVPMHYMNSDGFARVVSVASPLFTSFEESRTLGEATRRAIEKSGERVAILASGSLSHRLWPNKKLGPEAWTSVASEFNRQVDLRVLELWQSRRYREFLDMLPDYATKCNGEGGMADTIMLFAALGWYEYDGAAEQLCEYFPSSGSGQVNVEFHVAA
- a CDS encoding PLP-dependent aminotransferase family protein; the protein is MTSSFDFAPLFPAGLPAPSARWTGLAKYSFVGGNNDSEQLPLDHLIEAANLALQREGRSLATYGLAHGPQGYLPLREFLVTKLKRDAGINCTVDDLLIVSGSLQALDLVNATLLTRGDTVIFEQDSYQGSLTRLARLGVNVVGIPLDKDGMRMDALAATLADLKGRGIRPKYIYTIPTVQNPTGSIMPEGRRTELLRLSADYGVPIFEDDCYADLVWSGQRPPAIHAMSPNGGVIHIGSFSKSIAPALRVGFIVAPWDVMSRMLALKTDAGSGALEQMVLAAYCKPHFSTHVPALTKALRTKLDTLMEAVNEQFGTAAEFEEPRGGIFLWVKLPDQVDTLKLYQAALAAGVSINPGPEWSTDKNHSRSRLRLCFASPSHQQIREGVAVLADICRKEFGVPARSANVEKAGV